TCGTGCACGGCGAGGTGGGTATTTATACAAATGAGGAATTTCTGCCTCTGTTCATCGACCTAAGCGGTCCATGGCGATTCAAGGCGGGCGACGATACGCAATTTGCCCTGAAAGACTTTGACGATACGGTTTGGCGTACCATCATTGTCCCCTCTTTTTGGGATCAACAGGGGTTTTCCCAAGCCGGAGCCTATGCATGGTATCGCAAATCCTTCTATGTGGACAATTTCGGCAGTAACGACAAAATGATACTCGTCCTTGGCAAGATCAAAGAAATGGACCAGGTTTTTTTCAACGGGCGGCAGATCGGTGAAACCGGCATATTTCAAAGCGACTACAGCAACGGTTCGGTCAAATACCGGGATCAGGAACGCGCCTATTTTATTCCGCCGGATCTCATTCAGAAGCACAGCATGAACACCATTGCCGTCCGTGTTTACGATGCCGAAGGCTGCGGCGGAATTTACAGCGGCTTTGTCGGCCTTTGTACGCGCGAGGAATTTCTGCGCTACACAAAACGGAAAAAATAAGCCCGCACCTCGTCCGCGCATTCTTGTTCGGCTGCCCGCTTGGCGAATAAGAGGGCTGTAGCTTCTGTTAATATCTGCGGAAAAGGCCTCAAAAAAATGGGGAAGCACAATGGGTGAGCTGAACAAAAAACCTTACCTCGACGAGCTTCCTTCTCGCCGGCAAACTAAAATTTTGTACGATCGCTGCCGACCGCAGTACGAAGCGGCAGCCGCAAAAATCAGCCGCAAAATTCGCAGGCTGCTGCATCGCCGTCGGCTGAACGTCCTGATACGCCTGCGCGTGAAAACCTTCGACAGCTTTTTCGGCAAAATCATACGCCTTTATAATGAAGGGCGTCGTGAAGGCTTGGCCATCAGCGACCTCATCGGCATCCGCATCATCTGCCCCTTTCTCGGCGACATCGAAACCGTAAAGAATCTGCTGCAGCAGCACTTTATCGTTCTGGAGATAGAGCACAAAGGCGCCGCCCACTCGTTTCGAGAATTCGGCTATGAGTCACTCCATTTACTTCTCAAACTTCCAGACGGTTGGATTACCGAGTCGATCCCTTATGCTCAGGACACCTGCGAGGTTCAGATCCGCACCAAATTGCAGGACGCCTGGGCCGAAGTAGAGCACGAGCTGATTTACAAAGCTGATTATTCGTTGCTGAATGAGCCGATCAAACGCAAATTGGCCATGCTCAACGCCGGTCTGTCCCTGGCCGACACGATCTTTCAGGAGATTCGCGACTATCAACGCATACGACAGACGAAAGAGGAAAAACGTCGGGCCGCCATACTCTCGGCGATGGAGGCCATGCACAAGGCGAACCCGTTCCGCGAAGAGAACAACGCAAACGGCAACCCCGGCGCCACTGTTTTTCTGCCGGTCAATTCGCTCGATCGGCTTTTGTTTCAGGCACTCGACGCTCATGCACGGCAGGATTATCATCGCGCCTTCAGCCTCTATTCGCAGATCATCGAAAAATGTCAGGACCGAAAAATCTGCAGCGTGATCTATAACCATCGCGGCACCATTCATTTGGCGCAGCAACAGTACGGACAAGCGATCAACGATTTCACCCGCGCCATTCAATTCAACCCCCAAAATTTCCGCGCCTATAACAACCGCGGCCTC
This window of the candidate division KSB1 bacterium genome carries:
- a CDS encoding glycoside hydrolase is translated as MAGTIFSFSGEYFSGRKMLLWMMLFLVGGLLSGDLARQIDLQGEWRFEIGDNLDFALPSFNDAKWSRVQVPDAWENQGFPGYDGYGWYRISFVMPGYLRNKMLFFKLGQIDDVDRVYFNGHLIGGRGDFPPRYSTAFNVNRVYQIPTALVQFDRKNTLAVRVFDLHGSGGIVHGEVGIYTNEEFLPLFIDLSGPWRFKAGDDTQFALKDFDDTVWRTIIVPSFWDQQGFSQAGAYAWYRKSFYVDNFGSNDKMILVLGKIKEMDQVFFNGRQIGETGIFQSDYSNGSVKYRDQERAYFIPPDLIQKHSMNTIAVRVYDAEGCGGIYSGFVGLCTREEFLRYTKRKK
- a CDS encoding tetratricopeptide repeat protein, with amino-acid sequence MGELNKKPYLDELPSRRQTKILYDRCRPQYEAAAAKISRKIRRLLHRRRLNVLIRLRVKTFDSFFGKIIRLYNEGRREGLAISDLIGIRIICPFLGDIETVKNLLQQHFIVLEIEHKGAAHSFREFGYESLHLLLKLPDGWITESIPYAQDTCEVQIRTKLQDAWAEVEHELIYKADYSLLNEPIKRKLAMLNAGLSLADTIFQEIRDYQRIRQTKEEKRRAAILSAMEAMHKANPFREENNANGNPGATVFLPVNSLDRLLFQALDAHARQDYHRAFSLYSQIIEKCQDRKICSVIYNHRGTIHLAQQQYGQAINDFTRAIQFNPQNFRAYNNRGLCYRMLKKYDRALEDFESSLEIEALQTDAFLGRSQVFFDLGDFCKAAEECRKALNIDPQFAPAQRFLQIIQAKMFEKQEEK